The Lutra lutra chromosome 15, mLutLut1.2, whole genome shotgun sequence genome includes a region encoding these proteins:
- the CFHR5 gene encoding complement factor H-related protein 5 isoform X2, which produces MLLLINVILIFWISTTGVQASSYCNYPEIDHGIIYGREHSEERSLATVGEIYYYSCEYNFASPSRSFWTRIICTEEGWSPTPRCLDIKCLLPILKPNIDVYPKKAIYKAGDVLEFSCEEGLRRVGPDSIQCYHFGWSPNFPICKGQVQSCGQPPQVLNGKIKGIRKEVYGHGETVEYECPPYFLLTGPEKIQCIDGEWTNSPTCIGQVKACGPVPHLENGYAQFSILPFQHGVSVELNCRDTYTMIGNNVITCIDGTWTELPMCVETNQLKWCRRPTFHPRILMRPNLSGYNHSTRIYYNCLPRFKRIQSTCINGKWYPEPNCIGKWREFCPPPPQIPNAQKMLTTVNYRNKAKVAILCKENYLLHGPREIVCIDGQWQSLPQCIESTLYCGPPPPVSNGDITSFPLPVYPPGSTVQYRCQSFYELRGSIDVICRNGQWSEPPKCLDACIISEVNMNKNNIQLRWRDIKKLYVKTGDFVEFDCKLPYKAKTSKESFRVVCQEGKFEYPMCE; this is translated from the exons ATGCTGCTTTTAATTAATGTCATTCTAATCTTCTGGATTTCTACTACTGGGGTGCAAG caTCTTCCTACTGTAATTACCCCGAAATAGACCACGGAATTATATATGGTAGAGAGCACTCGGAGGAACGTTCCCTGGCTACTGTTGGggaaatttattattattcttgtgaATATAATTTTGCATCTCCTTCACGATCCTTTTGGACTCGCATCATCTGCACGGAGGAAGGATGGTCACCAACACCCAGGTGTCTCG atataaaatgtcttcttccaattttaaaaccaaatatagATGTTTACCCAAAAAAAGCAATATACAAAGCTGGAGATGTCTTGGAATTTTCCTGTGAAGAAGGACTTAGAAGAGTTGGACCAGATTCAATTCAATGCTATCACTTTGGATGGTCACCTAATTTTCCAATATGCAAAG GGCAAGTACAGTCATGTGGTCAACCTCCTCAGGTCCTCAATGGTAAAATAAAGGGGATAAGGAAAGAAGTATATGGACACGGCGAGACGGTGGAATATGAATGCCCTCCCTACTTTCTACTGACTGGGCCTGAGAAAATACAGTGCATCGATGGAGAATGGACAAATTCGCCCACTTGCATTG GACAAGTTAAAGCATGTGGCCCTGTACCTCACCTCGAGAATGGCTATGCCCAGTTCTCTATTCTTCCCTTCCAACATGGTGTTTCTGTGGAGCTGAATTGCAGAGATACATATACAATGATTGGAAATAATGTAATTACCTGTATTGATGGAACGTGGACTGAACTTCCTATGTGTGTTG aaaCAAACCAGCTTAAATGGTGCAGAAGACCAACATTTCATCCACGAATACTGATGAGACCAAATCTGAGTGGATATAATCATAGTACCAGAATATATTACAATTGTCTTCCGAGGTTCAAACGCATACAATCAACCTGCATCAATGGGAAATGGTATCCTGAACCAAACTGCATAG gaaaatggagagaattctGCCCACCTCCACCTCAGATACCTAATGCTCAGAAAATGCTAACCACAGTGAATTATCGGAATAAAGCAAAAGTAGCCATTCTCTGCAAAGAAAATTATCTACTTCATGGACCAAGAGAAATTGTGTGTATAGATGGACAATGGCAGTCCTTACCACAGTGTATTG AGTCCACACTATATTGTGGTCCCCCTCCACCTGTTAGCAATGGAGACATCACCTCATTCCCATTACCAGTATATCCTCCAGGATCAACAGTCCAGTACCGTTGTCAGTCTTTCTATGAGCTTCGGGGCTCCATAGATGTAATATGCAGAAATGGACAGTGGTCAGAACCACCAAAATGCCTAG atgCCTGTATAATTTCTGAAGTtaacatgaacaaaaataatatacAGTTAAGATGGCGAGACATCAAAAAACTTTACGTGAAAACAGGGGATTTTGTTGAATTTGACTGTAAATTGCCATATAAAGCGAAGACATCAAAGGAATCTTTTCGGGTAGTCTGTCAGGAAGGGAAATTTGAATACCCCATGTGTGAATGA
- the CFHR5 gene encoding complement factor H-related protein 5 isoform X1, protein MLLLINVILIFWISTTGVQASSYCNYPEIDHGIIYGREHSEERSLATVGEIYYYSCEYNFASPSRSFWTRIICTEEGWSPTPRCLGQCFFPSVENGHSASSGKTHLEGDSVQIVCDVGYSLPHNSDTISCLKDGWSFPPKCSATNIKCLLPILKPNIDVYPKKAIYKAGDVLEFSCEEGLRRVGPDSIQCYHFGWSPNFPICKGQVQSCGQPPQVLNGKIKGIRKEVYGHGETVEYECPPYFLLTGPEKIQCIDGEWTNSPTCIGQVKACGPVPHLENGYAQFSILPFQHGVSVELNCRDTYTMIGNNVITCIDGTWTELPMCVETNQLKWCRRPTFHPRILMRPNLSGYNHSTRIYYNCLPRFKRIQSTCINGKWYPEPNCIGKWREFCPPPPQIPNAQKMLTTVNYRNKAKVAILCKENYLLHGPREIVCIDGQWQSLPQCIESTLYCGPPPPVSNGDITSFPLPVYPPGSTVQYRCQSFYELRGSIDVICRNGQWSEPPKCLDACIISEVNMNKNNIQLRWRDIKKLYVKTGDFVEFDCKLPYKAKTSKESFRVVCQEGKFEYPMCE, encoded by the exons ATGCTGCTTTTAATTAATGTCATTCTAATCTTCTGGATTTCTACTACTGGGGTGCAAG caTCTTCCTACTGTAATTACCCCGAAATAGACCACGGAATTATATATGGTAGAGAGCACTCGGAGGAACGTTCCCTGGCTACTGTTGGggaaatttattattattcttgtgaATATAATTTTGCATCTCCTTCACGATCCTTTTGGACTCGCATCATCTGCACGGAGGAAGGATGGTCACCAACACCCAGGTGTCTCG GGcagtgtttctttccttctgtggaaAATGGTCATTCTGCATCTTCAGGAAAAACACACCTGGAAGGTGACAGTGTACAAATCGTCTGTGATGTTGGCTACAGCCTTCCTCATAATAGTGACACCATTTCATGTTTGAAAGATGGCTGGTCTTTTCCTCCCAAATGCAGTGCCACCA atataaaatgtcttcttccaattttaaaaccaaatatagATGTTTACCCAAAAAAAGCAATATACAAAGCTGGAGATGTCTTGGAATTTTCCTGTGAAGAAGGACTTAGAAGAGTTGGACCAGATTCAATTCAATGCTATCACTTTGGATGGTCACCTAATTTTCCAATATGCAAAG GGCAAGTACAGTCATGTGGTCAACCTCCTCAGGTCCTCAATGGTAAAATAAAGGGGATAAGGAAAGAAGTATATGGACACGGCGAGACGGTGGAATATGAATGCCCTCCCTACTTTCTACTGACTGGGCCTGAGAAAATACAGTGCATCGATGGAGAATGGACAAATTCGCCCACTTGCATTG GACAAGTTAAAGCATGTGGCCCTGTACCTCACCTCGAGAATGGCTATGCCCAGTTCTCTATTCTTCCCTTCCAACATGGTGTTTCTGTGGAGCTGAATTGCAGAGATACATATACAATGATTGGAAATAATGTAATTACCTGTATTGATGGAACGTGGACTGAACTTCCTATGTGTGTTG aaaCAAACCAGCTTAAATGGTGCAGAAGACCAACATTTCATCCACGAATACTGATGAGACCAAATCTGAGTGGATATAATCATAGTACCAGAATATATTACAATTGTCTTCCGAGGTTCAAACGCATACAATCAACCTGCATCAATGGGAAATGGTATCCTGAACCAAACTGCATAG gaaaatggagagaattctGCCCACCTCCACCTCAGATACCTAATGCTCAGAAAATGCTAACCACAGTGAATTATCGGAATAAAGCAAAAGTAGCCATTCTCTGCAAAGAAAATTATCTACTTCATGGACCAAGAGAAATTGTGTGTATAGATGGACAATGGCAGTCCTTACCACAGTGTATTG AGTCCACACTATATTGTGGTCCCCCTCCACCTGTTAGCAATGGAGACATCACCTCATTCCCATTACCAGTATATCCTCCAGGATCAACAGTCCAGTACCGTTGTCAGTCTTTCTATGAGCTTCGGGGCTCCATAGATGTAATATGCAGAAATGGACAGTGGTCAGAACCACCAAAATGCCTAG atgCCTGTATAATTTCTGAAGTtaacatgaacaaaaataatatacAGTTAAGATGGCGAGACATCAAAAAACTTTACGTGAAAACAGGGGATTTTGTTGAATTTGACTGTAAATTGCCATATAAAGCGAAGACATCAAAGGAATCTTTTCGGGTAGTCTGTCAGGAAGGGAAATTTGAATACCCCATGTGTGAATGA
- the CFHR5 gene encoding complement factor H-related protein 5 isoform X3, with protein sequence MLLLINVILIFWISTTGVQASSYCNYPEIDHGIIYGREHSEERSLATVGEIYYYSCEYNFASPSRSFWTRIICTEEGWSPTPRCLGQCFFPSVENGHSASSGKTHLEGDSVQIVCDVGYSLPHNSDTISCLKDGWSFPPKCSATNIKCLLPILKPNIDVYPKKAIYKAGDVLEFSCEEGLRRVGPDSIQCYHFGWSPNFPICKGQVKACGPVPHLENGYAQFSILPFQHGVSVELNCRDTYTMIGNNVITCIDGTWTELPMCVETNQLKWCRRPTFHPRILMRPNLSGYNHSTRIYYNCLPRFKRIQSTCINGKWYPEPNCIGKWREFCPPPPQIPNAQKMLTTVNYRNKAKVAILCKENYLLHGPREIVCIDGQWQSLPQCIESTLYCGPPPPVSNGDITSFPLPVYPPGSTVQYRCQSFYELRGSIDVICRNGQWSEPPKCLDACIISEVNMNKNNIQLRWRDIKKLYVKTGDFVEFDCKLPYKAKTSKESFRVVCQEGKFEYPMCE encoded by the exons ATGCTGCTTTTAATTAATGTCATTCTAATCTTCTGGATTTCTACTACTGGGGTGCAAG caTCTTCCTACTGTAATTACCCCGAAATAGACCACGGAATTATATATGGTAGAGAGCACTCGGAGGAACGTTCCCTGGCTACTGTTGGggaaatttattattattcttgtgaATATAATTTTGCATCTCCTTCACGATCCTTTTGGACTCGCATCATCTGCACGGAGGAAGGATGGTCACCAACACCCAGGTGTCTCG GGcagtgtttctttccttctgtggaaAATGGTCATTCTGCATCTTCAGGAAAAACACACCTGGAAGGTGACAGTGTACAAATCGTCTGTGATGTTGGCTACAGCCTTCCTCATAATAGTGACACCATTTCATGTTTGAAAGATGGCTGGTCTTTTCCTCCCAAATGCAGTGCCACCA atataaaatgtcttcttccaattttaaaaccaaatatagATGTTTACCCAAAAAAAGCAATATACAAAGCTGGAGATGTCTTGGAATTTTCCTGTGAAGAAGGACTTAGAAGAGTTGGACCAGATTCAATTCAATGCTATCACTTTGGATGGTCACCTAATTTTCCAATATGCAAAG GACAAGTTAAAGCATGTGGCCCTGTACCTCACCTCGAGAATGGCTATGCCCAGTTCTCTATTCTTCCCTTCCAACATGGTGTTTCTGTGGAGCTGAATTGCAGAGATACATATACAATGATTGGAAATAATGTAATTACCTGTATTGATGGAACGTGGACTGAACTTCCTATGTGTGTTG aaaCAAACCAGCTTAAATGGTGCAGAAGACCAACATTTCATCCACGAATACTGATGAGACCAAATCTGAGTGGATATAATCATAGTACCAGAATATATTACAATTGTCTTCCGAGGTTCAAACGCATACAATCAACCTGCATCAATGGGAAATGGTATCCTGAACCAAACTGCATAG gaaaatggagagaattctGCCCACCTCCACCTCAGATACCTAATGCTCAGAAAATGCTAACCACAGTGAATTATCGGAATAAAGCAAAAGTAGCCATTCTCTGCAAAGAAAATTATCTACTTCATGGACCAAGAGAAATTGTGTGTATAGATGGACAATGGCAGTCCTTACCACAGTGTATTG AGTCCACACTATATTGTGGTCCCCCTCCACCTGTTAGCAATGGAGACATCACCTCATTCCCATTACCAGTATATCCTCCAGGATCAACAGTCCAGTACCGTTGTCAGTCTTTCTATGAGCTTCGGGGCTCCATAGATGTAATATGCAGAAATGGACAGTGGTCAGAACCACCAAAATGCCTAG atgCCTGTATAATTTCTGAAGTtaacatgaacaaaaataatatacAGTTAAGATGGCGAGACATCAAAAAACTTTACGTGAAAACAGGGGATTTTGTTGAATTTGACTGTAAATTGCCATATAAAGCGAAGACATCAAAGGAATCTTTTCGGGTAGTCTGTCAGGAAGGGAAATTTGAATACCCCATGTGTGAATGA